The Solibacillus sp. FSL R7-0668 genome includes the window CGACACTTATTTTACAGGTGATACATTACCACCGGGTGTGGATGACGAAGGGGAGACGCATTATTATGGTGCGCGCATTTCACCGATTACGATGTCACCAACCGATGATTTTGATGCAAGCACGATTGTTGTGACAGCCGAGCCGCAGCAAGTTGGAGAGCCGCCAATTTTTACAGTCATGCCCCATTTAAGCGGCCATGAAATTACAAATGAAGCGACAACGGTAGCAGGTGGCGAGGAGAACACATTGGAAATTCGCCGGTTAAATGGAACCAATCAAATTGTCATCACTGGTGCGCTACCACTCGGTGAAAGTGCAAAGGTGTGGGTGTCATTGCAGCATCCAACACGCAACACACTTGAATTTTTCAAAATGGTATGCGAGCAAAAGGGCATTCAGTTCATAAAAGCACAGCCTATTGCAGTTGGAGAAGTACCTGAAAACGCGCAGCTTCTTTACACTCACCAATCACGTACTGTTGCCGAGCTGTTTTCGATTTTTATGAAGCTGAGCAACAATAGTATTGCGGATATTTTCGTCAAAACGCTAGGGAAATTGCAGCACGGTGTTGGCGATTATGAATCGGGGCTACGTGTTGTGAAGGACTATTTAGCGCGTAAAAAAATTGACTTTGCGACATGGCAGTTTGTTGATGGCTCGGGACTTTCTCATGGGATTAGTTTACATGCAAATGGTATTTCCCAGCTATTATTTGCGCTACAAAACGAGCCTTATTTTGAGGTGTTCTTTGACTCCTTGCCAGTGGGGGGCAACGAGGATCGTACAATTGGAGGAACATTGAAAGAGCGCTTTTTAGAGCCGGAATTGGCAGGTAAGATTTTTGCGAAAACAGGCTATATCCATGAAGTCAATTGTTTGTCAGGTTACGCGATAGGCGCCAGTGGGAAGGATTATATTTTCTCGATTATGCTAGAGGGTCGTGAAGACGGCATTCCATTTTTGGACGCAGGGCTAAAGGCAATAGTAAGCGCAATATAATATTTCAATCTAATTATTCTGAAACTTTATCGCACCGTTCTCCGTATACAAATATTGGAGGTGTACGATGAAGAAACGAATAGATGTAATAGATAGCTTACGAGGCTTTTCATTACTTGGCATTTTAATTGCCAATATGCTGTATTTTCAATATGGCACAATAACAAAAGAGGAAATTGCGCCATCTACTTGGTGGGATCAGGCTGCCTTTTATTTCACTAAAATTGCGGTAGAGGCGTCCGTTTATCCGATTTTTGGCTTTTTATTTGGTTATGGCATTATTTTATTTGTCCGTTCACTGGAAAAACGTGAGCTTAGTGCAAGAGGACCGCTTTGGCGTCGGGCAATCGGACTTATTATTTTAGGAGCGTTGCATATCGCATTGGTTTGGGATGGCGATATTTTACTTACATATGGCGCGGCACTTCTGTTCATTCTTTTATTTTTCCTAAAACGTCAGGTCAAAACATGGCTGATTTGGTCGGGGATTTTAGCGGGAATTACGCTACCAGTGATGTTTTTTAAAGAAAATTTTATGGCGTTATTAGCGGAAGAAACAGATAAGGCTGCCGCTATTTTCTCCAGTGGCACATATTTAGAAGTGATACAGTATCGCATCGGTATTACGGATGAAACATTTGGCCTTATGTTTTGGTTAGTGGCTTTGGCGATTGGCTTTATTTTCATTGCCGTGATGGCCTTTTTCGCGGTTGGTTCCTTTATTCTACTTGGGATGGCGGCTGCAAAGGTGGGTTTATTTAATGACATTGAGCAAAAGCAGCGCACTTTGAAACGTGTTGCATGGCTTGTACCAGTCGGATTAGTATGTAAGGCGTTTCTTGTTTGGGAGCATCCGCTCGGCACATTTGTTTATAGTATTGGTACGTATGCGCTGGCAATCGGCTATATTGCCTTATTTACCTTATTATTTATTAAGCTAAAGAATCATCCGCTGATGCATAACTTTGCGAGTGTTGGGCGCTTGTCATTGTCCAATTATTTACTGCAATCGATTATTTGTACAACGATTTTTTACGGCTATGGCTTCGGGTATTTTGGCAAGCTAGGTGTAGCATTAGGGCTCGTATTGGCGCTAGTCATTTACGGTCTGCAGCTTGTTGGGTCTCGTTTGTATAGACAGCGTTTTTCACTTGGCCCCGTGGAATGGTTGCTGCGTAAGTTTGTGTATTTAGGGAAAGCAAAATAATTACAATGGAAGTTTGCCTTATTTTTTAAGGCAAACTTTTTCATTTGGATGAAACTATTTTTAAAATACCGAGGTCTAACGGGTAATAAGGAGGGTGACTACGATGGATTCACCTACATTTGAACAAATTGTCCATACATACGGCGATTATATCGTGCGACTTTGCTTTACCTATACTAAGGATTGGCAATTGGCGGAGGACTTAACGCAAGAAACTTTTTTGCGCTTTTATGCGGCTGATTTTCGAAATGATGCGGATATCAAAACCTATTTATATCGCATTGCGGTCAATCGCTGCAAAACCTATTTAGTGAGCTGGCGTTACCGACAAACACAATTGTTACAGCTTAGCCAGCGTCTTGTTGCAAAGGACCATGTTATACAGCAAGTGGAGCAAAAGGAATTGTCGGCTTTTTTGTATGAAAAAATCGCTGCGCTTCCTGTTAAATATCGGGAAATTATTGTGTTGTATCATTATTTCGAACTTACAACTGCGCAAATAGCAGCTATTTTAAAATTGTCAGAAAATACGGTAAAAACGCGGCTAAGACGAGGGCGGCAACAGCTTGGTACCAAGATACAGAAAGGGGAGCTGTTTGATGAATTCAATTAAGCAAGTATTAAAGAATGAATTGGAATCAAAAACGTTATCTGCACAAAAAAAGCAAGAAATTTTACAGCACAAACAGCCAAAAAGAAAGATGTGGTTACCGAAATTCGTCGCGGTATGTGTCGCAGCGATAGCGTTATTTTTAGTTGTGACAACAAACGACCAGAAAGCTGAACCTACGTTAAGCACAACAGCTCCACTTGGTTCTGTAGATGACGCTATTATTCAATTTGTTAACAACGAAATTGCCCGGGAAGCATCGGATTTTTATAATGGGGATGCGTATTTAATGCGCCTTGCGTTAGAAAAAAATAGTCGCATGTTTTATGAGGATTCTAAGCTCGCATTATCTGACCGTCAAGTTGTGAGTGAGCTCTTGCACTATATTCAGGAGGCGAGCTGGCAGGGGGTTACTGCCGATTCATTAAAGCCTGTTTCAACAATCGAGGAGCTTGCCATACTTGCGCCAAAAGTCATTGACGAATTAAAGCCACAAGTAACGATGCCGTACAAGACAATTGCGGATGAAAAGAAACATCAAAGAAATCTGTATAGCTATGATAACAAGGCGTGGATAAATTATGTTGTCGTTTTAGCATTGCTGCTATTCGCGCTTGTGAAGCTTGCGCGAGGGAAGAATTGGATCATTATGGCGTGCTGCATTTTTCTTGCAGTAGTAGTTGCTTACCAACCATTCGGAAAAAGCTATCAGGATGTAGCGGCCTATGATGAGTATACCTTAATTGAAGTAATTGAAAATGGCTTAAAGGATATGGATGTGAAGGTAAGTGGTGAGCCTGTTTTACAATATGCTGCCACAATCCACGGGACGCGTTCGGCACTTGTGGCATATGAGGATATGAAGGTGCTGGCAACATTTTCATTTAAAAAAGGGCAATATGTAAGAGAAACGCTGATGTGGCATACGGAAAATGTTTTCCATGATATAGCAATTGATACGGTGGATGAACCTACCCAGCTGATTAGCACGCATGGCTTTACGCAGGGGCATGATATAGCAAAAATACAGGTGCAAAGTGAAGCTGGCTATGAACAGAGCATCGACATTACACCTAATGAGCCAACAATCATTTTTTACAAAAAACCACAGGAACTATCGGAATATAGTTTTTTATTTTTTGATGAAAAAGGACAACGCATACATTAATAAAAACCGCACTTTCATTAGGAAGTGCGGTTTATCATTTCCCCAAAATCCTCCGCTCGACTAGCTCCACGGCTTTATACATCAACGTCGCAAGCACAACAATCATCACAAGCGCTAAAAACACGAGTGTAAAATTAAACACCTGGAACCCGGAAATAATTAAATAGCCTAAGCCTTTGGATGACACTAAAAACTCCCCAACAATGACCCCAACCCATGACAGCCCCACATTGACCTTCAATGTTGAAATAATCGTCGGCATCGAAGCCGGAAGTACAACATGGCGAAACGTTTCGTATTTCGTTGCATGAAACAGTTGCATGACCTTGAGATAGTTTTCATTGACCTGTAAGAAGGCTGAGAAAATGACAATCGTCGAAATAATAACAGAAATTAGGACACCCATGACGATGACCGCAAGCATATTCGGACCAAAGACGACGAGAATCATCGGCCCAATTGCCACTTTTGGCATCGCATTGAGCACCACTAAATAAGGATCGAGCACGGCAGCCGCTGATTTGGATGCCCAGAGGAAAATCGCCAGCAATGTCCCAAAAAGCGTACCAAGCAAAAAGCCAATGACCGTTTCTAATAAGGTGATGCCAACATGCGGTAAAAGTGAGCCATCTGTAAGCTTCGTCATAAATAGGGTAGCAACAGCTTGCGGGCTACTAAAAATGAGCGGGTCCAGTAAGCGGAACTGTGTTGCCAACTGCCAAAAGAGCAAGATGCCAATAAGTAGCAGCACTTGGAAGAGCAAAATTTTACGTTTGTGGCGGCGACGAGCGCTTTGGTATTGCTGCTGTAGTTGTTCAATAATCATTGCGCTCAAGCTCCTTCCAAATGGCCTGAAATAACGGCTGAAATTGTGGCGCATTCCGGGCTTCAAACGGCTCTAACATCCGAATGGCTTCAGGAACGATGAAGCACTGCGTAATCATGCCTGGACGCGGACTAAACAGAAAAATTTTATCGCTCATCGCAATGGCCTCACTAATATCATGCGTGACTAAAATCGTCGTCGTTTTAAAATGTTGTAAGGTTTTCGCAACAAAGTTTTCAAGCATTAATTTAGAACGGAAATCGAGTGCCGAAAACGGTTCGTCGAGCAGCAGTAGCGAGGGATTGACTGCGAGTGTTCGAGCAAGCGCAATTCGTTGACGCATTCCACCAGATAGTTGAGTCGGATAGAGTTTTTTTGTATGGCTGAGCTCGAAGCTATCTAGTAAATCATCGACAATGGTGGAGGGCTGGCGTTTTAAGATCGTCAGCCCCAGTGCTACATTGTCCTCAATTGTTTTCCATGGAAATAAAAAATCCTGCTGTAGCATATAGCCAATTTCGGGGGTGCGTTCAAAATGAAGCGCCCCTTCCGTTGGTTCCAGTAAGCCCGCAATAATCGACAGTAGCGTGGATTTTCCGCAGCCACTTGGACCTAAAAATGACACGAATTCGCCTTCCAGCAAGGTGAGGTGAATATCACGTAGCGCGGTTGTAACGGCTTCTTCCGAGAAAAAATGATGGGACATCTCGTTTATTTGTAAAAAGGTCATTTACTTCACAACCGCATCGGCAATTGAGCGATTCACAAGCTTACCGTATTGTACTTCATGATCTAATGTACCCGC containing:
- a CDS encoding sigma-70 family RNA polymerase sigma factor, which produces MDSPTFEQIVHTYGDYIVRLCFTYTKDWQLAEDLTQETFLRFYAADFRNDADIKTYLYRIAVNRCKTYLVSWRYRQTQLLQLSQRLVAKDHVIQQVEQKELSAFLYEKIAALPVKYREIIVLYHYFELTTAQIAAILKLSENTVKTRLRRGRQQLGTKIQKGELFDEFN
- a CDS encoding ABC transporter ATP-binding protein produces the protein MTFLQINEMSHHFFSEEAVTTALRDIHLTLLEGEFVSFLGPSGCGKSTLLSIIAGLLEPTEGALHFERTPEIGYMLQQDFLFPWKTIEDNVALGLTILKRQPSTIVDDLLDSFELSHTKKLYPTQLSGGMRQRIALARTLAVNPSLLLLDEPFSALDFRSKLMLENFVAKTLQHFKTTTILVTHDISEAIAMSDKIFLFSPRPGMITQCFIVPEAIRMLEPFEARNAPQFQPLFQAIWKELERNDY
- a CDS encoding DUF418 domain-containing protein; its protein translation is MKKRIDVIDSLRGFSLLGILIANMLYFQYGTITKEEIAPSTWWDQAAFYFTKIAVEASVYPIFGFLFGYGIILFVRSLEKRELSARGPLWRRAIGLIILGALHIALVWDGDILLTYGAALLFILLFFLKRQVKTWLIWSGILAGITLPVMFFKENFMALLAEETDKAAAIFSSGTYLEVIQYRIGITDETFGLMFWLVALAIGFIFIAVMAFFAVGSFILLGMAAAKVGLFNDIEQKQRTLKRVAWLVPVGLVCKAFLVWEHPLGTFVYSIGTYALAIGYIALFTLLFIKLKNHPLMHNFASVGRLSLSNYLLQSIICTTIFYGYGFGYFGKLGVALGLVLALVIYGLQLVGSRLYRQRFSLGPVEWLLRKFVYLGKAK
- a CDS encoding ABC transporter permease yields the protein MIIEQLQQQYQSARRRHKRKILLFQVLLLIGILLFWQLATQFRLLDPLIFSSPQAVATLFMTKLTDGSLLPHVGITLLETVIGFLLGTLFGTLLAIFLWASKSAAAVLDPYLVVLNAMPKVAIGPMILVVFGPNMLAVIVMGVLISVIISTIVIFSAFLQVNENYLKVMQLFHATKYETFRHVVLPASMPTIISTLKVNVGLSWVGVIVGEFLVSSKGLGYLIISGFQVFNFTLVFLALVMIVVLATLMYKAVELVERRILGK
- the dacB gene encoding D-alanyl-D-alanine carboxypeptidase/D-alanyl-D-alanine endopeptidase, whose protein sequence is MEKMQATTLSAQAVAALNQAVEQHLGKDKATFTLRDRQTGELLYSYRGEHLMRPASNMKIITGAVALEELGLDYRFQTELYCEGEIEDDILNGNLYVKGYGDPTINEATLQHFADQLVQKGITAINGYLIGDDTYFTGDTLPPGVDDEGETHYYGARISPITMSPTDDFDASTIVVTAEPQQVGEPPIFTVMPHLSGHEITNEATTVAGGEENTLEIRRLNGTNQIVITGALPLGESAKVWVSLQHPTRNTLEFFKMVCEQKGIQFIKAQPIAVGEVPENAQLLYTHQSRTVAELFSIFMKLSNNSIADIFVKTLGKLQHGVGDYESGLRVVKDYLARKKIDFATWQFVDGSGLSHGISLHANGISQLLFALQNEPYFEVFFDSLPVGGNEDRTIGGTLKERFLEPELAGKIFAKTGYIHEVNCLSGYAIGASGKDYIFSIMLEGREDGIPFLDAGLKAIVSAI